Genomic DNA from Cytophagales bacterium:
CGTGTCAATGCCATTCCGGCAATTCTCAAAACAACGACCCTTATATTTAATCCTTCAACCTGATGAATCGCATTTTCCCAATCTCTGCACAAATTCCCAAGAAAATCATTGGTAACGGGAGCTTCTTCCGTGATAAGCTGATCACCCGTATCACCATAATACCCTATTGCAGACGCAGAAATTACAGCTTTAACCTTATTTGAAATTGTTTTTAGCTTTTCGTATAATAATTTTGAACTCAAAATCCGGCTGTCATATATTTCTTTCTTTCTTTTTCTATTCCATCTACTCTCTGCAATACTTTCGCCTGCAAGATGAATGATATGGTCTGTGTTTGATAATGCATCATTTTCTATATATTGATCCTCAACACGCCACAGGTATGTGGGGACCTTCGGATTATCCGGCTTGTGCCTGCTCAAATAGCATACTTCATAACCTTTTTCAAGCAATAGCTCAGTCAACCTTGTGC
This window encodes:
- a CDS encoding TIGR01777 family protein — protein: MNPTVLITGGTGLVGTRLTELLLEKGYEVCYLSRHKPDNPKVPTYLWRVEDQYIENDALSNTDHIIHLAGESIAESRWNRKRKKEIYDSRILSSKLLYEKLKTISNKVKAVISASAIGYYGDTGDQLITEEAPVTNDFLGNLCRDWENAIHQVEGLNIRVVVLRIAGMALTRKGGGLPKMAQPIKYFIGAPLGSGRQYLSWIHLDDLCKMFIWALENDEIKGIYNAVAPEPVTNAQLTKAIAKKLHRPLLLPNIPKFVLKIILGEMGEVLVGGSKISSAKIQKKGFQFQYAVLDDALDNIMEDG